One segment of Castanea sativa cultivar Marrone di Chiusa Pesio chromosome 3, ASM4071231v1 DNA contains the following:
- the LOC142626807 gene encoding protein STRICTOSIDINE SYNTHASE-LIKE 10-like — MELPSAVGPESIAFDCDGKGPYVGVSDGRILKWHGTHLGWKEFAIVSANRDRELCDGSTKLENEPKCGRPLGLKFNPATCDLYIADAYFGLLMVEPHGGVAKQLATSAEGVPFRFTNALDMDTKTGVVYFTDSSIVFQRRVWLLVILSGDKTGRLMKYDPRTKEVSVLLNGLAFPNGVALSKDNSYLVLAESGKFRILRFWLRGSKTKSHSSEVFAQLRRSPDNIKRTRKGEFWVGLNSGREIINNLGRHIINLQNENLSLRLIKDPVATKFDKDGNVLDVLDGNGGNAFDSVSEVEEFNGKLWIGSSVKPYLGIVKL, encoded by the exons ATGGAGCTCCCTAGTGCAGTTGGCCCTGAAAGCATAGCCTTTGATTGCGATGGAAAAGGACCATATGTGGGGGTCTCAGATGGTAGAATCCTCAAGTGGCATGGAACACACTTAGGTTGGAAAGAGTTTGCCATCGTCTCTGCAAACAG GGATAGGGAGCTTTGTGATGGCTCAACCAAGCTCGAGAATGAACCAAAGTGTGGAAGACCACTAGGCCTCAAATTCAACCCTGCAACTTGTGATCTTTATATTGCAGATGCCTACTTTGGGCTCTTAATGGTAGAACCCCATGGCGGTGTCGCCAAACAACTTGCCACTTCTGCTGAAGGAGTCCCCTTTCGATTCACAAATGCTTTGGACATGGACACCAAAACTGGAGTTGTTTATTTTACAGACAGTAGCATTGTTTTTCAAAGAAG GGTATGGTTACTTGTAATCCTAAGCGGAGACAAAACAGGCAGGTTGATGAAGTACGACCCACGTACCAAAGAAGTGAGTGTGTTGCTGAATGGCTTAGCATTTCCAAATGGTGTGGCTCTAAGCAAGGACAACTCCTACCTTGTACTTGCGGAGAGTGGCAAATTCCGAATTCTAAGGTTTTGGCTTAGAGGCTCCAAGACCAAGAGTCATTCTTCAGAAGTATTTGCTCAACTTAGAAGATCCCCAGATAACATTAAGAGAACCAGGAAGGGAGAATTTTGGGTGGGATTGAATAGCGGAAGAGAGATCATAAATAATCTGGGTCGTCACATAATTAAtctacaaaatgaaaatttgtccTTACGGTTGATAAAAGATCCAGTGGCAACCAAATTTGATAAAGATGGAAACGTGCTAGATGTGTTGGATGGAAATGGTGGTAATGCATTTGACTCAGTAAGTGAAGTTGAAGAATTTAATGGGAAACTGTGGATAGGGTCCTCAGTGAAGCCTTACCTTGGTATCGTCAAACTTTAG